gcaacaaaaaaaaactcaatatttttttttaaagataaataagaCTGATGATACAAGTGCGTGAAACGCGGCATTTTATCACAGACttagtataggtaggtacatataggtACACAGAGGTAATTGGACTAATTGGTTTTAGAAATAAGTTACACACTTTGCTTCGATTGCGTGCAAGGAAATTAAACAGCATTATGATTGTGGTTCTTTGCGCCTAATTGGTTTTAGACGATAATCACTACGAGTATAAGCACTAGACAAGAgcatacaatagtacattgtgtcttaagggcggtaaataaggaatcacgaacgagagtctattagaagcccgaagtcgaagactgagggctttaatgagtcgatgttcgtaattctagtaccgcccgtgcgacatacaatgtttttcatcacatttgcgagtaaaattttatatttctaaaagaaaaaaatataattgttccaatattggcgataccttaggctgcgctcttggcagcgtcgccctccccctccctcagcatgtgcttgagccgcgtgtgcatgtggtcctgctgctacaccATGTACAGCAgtgcgcgcagcaccatcagtacgggcactgactcatttaccgaccttgggctcaATGACAAGACAATTTGTACGCGCCAATGACTCATTACCGGACCACGgttttcatgacaagcacattaaggtcgagggttttatttggggggttgcaaccaaggtagcctgcatgtttcgacgctgtttacgagcaagtgtgatgaaaatgatTTTAACGTAGCCTACATCCAGCATTAATTCGAACTTTATGAGCATAAGAAGTGGATCTAACATCGTAGCATggtaaacggttgtgttgctctgaagatgaggtctggttttttttaatgcgactggatggcaaacgagtaagtgggtctcctgatggtaagagatcaccaccgcccataaacatctgcatctGCATCTGCTGGTTGAGTTCGTAACGCATCAGTGTGGTGtggagtttgtgtgatttgtgtgtgttcttacagtgtggatgtggaggaacatgaacacatttcttgcataaacgtagctatcataaggccgcgggtgagcaaagtgagggttttcacagaggtgaaatatcgctagatggcgttagattGATcgtgacgtttgctcgtgattggttaaataactatcataaatgaaccaatcgcaagcaaacgtcaaacgtacctcacgatactaacgccatctagcgatatttcgcctctgtgaaaaccctcattgtttcagttcataagAAGTGATCATAATTCTGTTCCTTACCTACAAAGGTAGGTAGGTGATATAATAACTTACCGTCAAGGCGCAGCCGCCGCTTCTCGGAGCGCAGCCACTCCACTTTCGCAGCGAGTGCCTGAAAAAGTCttacttttataatttaatctatctatacctttaaaacagtaccgtgactgactgactgactgacagacaacgcacagcctaaactactggtgctagagacttgaaatttggcatacaataTGTACGTTAATGCAGGTAGTTGTGTATAGATTTAATGTGGCTACTACCAGGGTGCATAGTAATACTAGTTTAAAGTCTATGGAATATGAATACCGTCGAGTGTTGTGGAGGTGCACTAAGGAAGGAAATTAAGGATAGGAAATATCTAAGTAaacttttttcgtttctttgttTATACTTAGTCGAacctctgaaactattgagccgattttaaaatttcttttaccgttagtaagctacattatccttgattgacataggttactttttatccgggataatgcaaaattccctcgggatagaaataaataaattcaatttcggaaattgttacatattatgtgatatgactatccccaaatgacaaaggctactttttcttcgggaaattacaaaattcccatgggatagaaaaaactgagtTCAACTTCggggctgattttaaaaattctttcaccaatagaagGCTACACTATTGCTCATTAGTATAGAatactcttcttcgggaaaatgcaaaattcccgcgggatagaaataagtgaattcaacttcgggtctgattttaaaagttctttcaccaaaagtaagctacagtattccagattgacataggatactttttccgggaaaatgaaaaattcctgcgggatagaaataagaaaattcaactttggcactgcttttagAAACTCCCGCGGGATGGCagtaagtgaattcaacttaggactgatttaaaaaaaatataaagatagtgtatatgggccagagagtgacataggctactttttatcccggaaaaatgcacagttcccgagggagtaGTTAGTATTTCAGTGACGTGGCGTGAGATATTTCCATGGCAAAGCCGAagagcagggctactacgaaactcgaaactcgaagttcgtgtcgtgcggtccctctgacacttatactatttaatacgagagcgagagcggtacgatacgaacttcgagtttcgagtttcgtagtagcccagcagatgTAAATCTTTCGTAAATCTTGTGTGtcctgttgtcctattttgtaaataggtattgtgcaagccggtgggaattcCCCACTGATCTTTTGCAGGTGCTATTGAAAGAGAATCATCTCTTTCAATAGATTAGGGTTAggtaaatatttaagaaaactAAAGATAAATACTGATTGATGCTAAAGGCCGTAGCTTGATAAGGGATCAACATCTGCCCTTAAGCTATTTGGACttgattttttaatacttatacaACTGTACACGTAGGTAACACaccaaatattaaataatatgccatccgccattttgttttattgacatttcatatatATATGTCATTCGACTAAACTGCCATCGGCTTGCTTGGAACTATTTCCATTATTGTGTTATTGTTCCCTTTTTGCCGTTTTCAGACCTAAAGctatgaaagaaaataaagtccaaaagagacaaacatttttattccgCGTCTACATAACTACGGCTATATCGACAGATTTGTATCGACATATATTCCTATGCCTATTTTTTTGCTGTCTGGTAACATCttcagttgtcaatctagttagcctaattttggactcgagtataggtatacctaaacccaacatatagatatatctatctatgtatAATATACATTGTATATCCAACGGCATCCCACACTATATGGAATATAAGGTACTTCTGCATTTCTAATTTCGTACATTAAATGATATAttaatgcaagtaggtacagtaaaaaagggcagccagcaaaaaaaaaatggttcttctttctttcatgtTCAATTTATTTCCGGCCAACTTGCCCAAATAATCAAtcataaattatgtttttacccgacttatTTGCATTtgattatataatataaatgttacTTAGGAACTCTATAAAGATAATCACAGTCTCCATCCCGTAACATGTAAAAATtagtagattatacaacaagagcataaaaagagCCATTTtgccgagccggtatggcgagggtggatagacacgtcgaggggaaaatgtgtttaatgctcgagttttacactctgcttttcacttcgatggtgaggaaacgaaatagcaacagtggaaacaaataaacaattgttcacttactatgtacattttatttttcatacgttactatataattatatttttttagttttattgatttatttgattgattttttattttatataaattaaaaattatgaaaaaaatataaacttctttgtttgtggctgttgacacctgattgccttggtcttagacgaagattttattttatgcactagtgcataaaaagtcattttatgtcgcctagatccagcataaacacgaactttacgagcatgagagagaagtgaaaaatatatttcaaaaagggaatttaaatttataccTGGATTTCTTCATCAGTCCTCACTACGCTGGGCTGCCAGTTTGTTTCGAAGTGCAAGTTTTCCTGCAACCTCATAAACCGCGACTTCAGGTGGGCCAGATCGatctagaaataataaataaaaaataatcatcataatTCTTAATCGGTCCATACACGTACCTCTAATGTGCTCAGAATGTTTCGAATTTTCATGACGAATGACGATATTTTCGAATCCAAAAATCCGATGAAAGTgattataggtacagtcaagggcaaagataatcgacacggccaaagttacaaaaatatgtatacacttagcattaaggccgtgtatacaaatttttgcaactttggccgtgtcgatatctttgcccttgactgtactgtgTAATATACCTAATACTGGGTTGTTTGGTCAAGCTAACCGCATCATCTGTTGGAATGTACCTACCTGCGATGGCTTAGTTTTAAATACTGTCGACCGAAGCGAGATTTCCAGCTGAAACCGAGTCTTGAATTGAAACTGAATGGAAATTTAGACTTTAATAGGTACTACCGTATTATACACATACTTAGACAGATTAAACTTGTTAGTCAACTCAACTGGTCACTTAAGACGCTTTATTGTCTAACTAACGCAGTTATAATCACAAACGTttccaccacttctttctgacTCGCGCACGGCACAGTACCTATGTGGGTAGAAAAAGATGGTCAATGCGATCGCAAACTTCAGCACGTTAGCGGCCTCTGGTAGACCTGACTGAAAACCGTAACCGTACTTCGGTCACTAATTGGGTAAGGCTCACGAACGTTTTGCCCGCctgttccagtgtgttatgaatattgatgcataggTACGTTAACTATTTTCGTTAACTTCGATACAAGTAGTTTCACATTTTAAGTGAAGTGTTCATCCCCTATATTAGTTAAAACGGGCCATCGGTCGTATGCATCAATATCACACTGGAATGGGAGGGCAAAACGCTCGTGAGCCTTACccattaacccccgacgcaaaaagaggggtgttatgagtttgaccgctatgtgtgtctgtctgtggcaccgtagctcttaaacgggtgaatcgatttgaatgcgttttttatttgaaagcagggtttctaccGATGATTcgtagatatgttttatcaaaatcggttcagccgtttttgagatattgaactttgaagtggcaatgtcgggggtttttcaactttttgttggttaggttattaatgttattataaaGCTTTTGTATAACTTACTTTGGCGGATAAAAGAGCCTGCACGGCTGCTTCACCATTCCTCCCAAATGCTTCGAGTGCGTTCATCTTCTCTTCTCGGCGTTGCCTCGCCTCCGCCAGCTCTTGCCGAACCCGGCCCCGCTCACTCAAGCAGTTAGACACTGCAACATTTGGACACTGTCACAAATCtagttaataatgttttgccatcgtagatattttgttaataaaatttcGGAAAAAATACGATGCCAAAAAATTATTCACTGCAACTGTAATATTGTATATAAATATGGTATTCAAGGCTGTAGGaggtatagtaaaaaaaaatttttaataaaaaatacaaactctTTTTAGTGTAATTGGATAGCCATCCTACCTACTTGCATCCCGTATTCAATTTTCAAATCAGTCCAATAACTAATAAGATAGGTAACGTGTGAAATTCAaccagaaatataaaaaaaagtacatacaaTCGTATATTTTCTTAGTAGGTACATTGCATGCATTTTATAGTTATTCTACGACACAAAGATATTTTTTGCTGATCAGTAATGACGTTAGGCATTTCttcttgatttattttatataataattctatGCCAGCAAGCAAGTATCagtaagatggagcgacgacttggttaagatcgcgggatcgcggtggatgcggaaagcacaagaccggtctgagtggagagccttgggggaggcctatgtccagcagtggacgtctttcggctgacatgatgatgatgatgaagcaagtatcatatacgagtatattatacctactcgtaggttTAGATACAGACGTTACgggtttgattttaaaataaaaaaataaaatacggcTTCGTCACGATTTTAAATGGGTCTCGACATTGaacattatatattctgtggttgaACTTGTAAGTTGGGTGGTACTTAACGGAGTTCTCGACCACTGGAcctctttttttcttttcagtatTTTATGGCAGTTAGGATTttgagtttttgttttaattgtcaaagtaataataataactttaatagtaaattttgaacatgacattttaatagtaaattactgataatttaatatttttaagtataataaacTCACGCGTCTCGGCGCACAATTGCTGGTGCTCCTGGTATTGCTGCCGAACTGCCTCTAAATCAGTCATCGGCGCCGGTCGCAGCGCAGCCCAAtcctttaacaaaaaaaaagtaggtattgataaaaaaatacacacgtTTTTTGCTGTCTTAaattgcattatcatccaaCCTACACATGTATTAGTAAACCAAATTTCACTGGAACTAGATCATAATTAACTTgcacaatttgaaaaaaaaaacaagtatgaAGCTGATTATAAAGCTTATAAAAAAGCGCAGGTCCATTAGATACcttacctacgagtatatccAAAAATTAACAAGGATTTCACTGCTTGCACCATTGACAACACATATTTTGGCATACCTATcttatctagggttattttttcagggggggcctggcctggattttggTGTGAATATAAAATATCAGTATTGTAAGATTTCGAATCGGTAGCCCAatatcctggggtgggcacggcccacccggccTCTCTAAATGTAGAGAGATCACTTATTTAAAGTCTTAGTTTgtccatacttatattataaatgcaagtgtgtgtgtgtttgtatgtttgtgttatgtttgtccgtctttcacgccgtaacggagcgacagatcgacgtgatttttgccatagagatgcacagttcccgaaggaacagcgcgcgataaccgataaccacgcgggcggagccgcgggcaaaagctagtaagtaaataaaatgtttaacagCTGTAACCACCTTAGAAAGTTAGCCGGAGGTTACATTATAGAATCTAcattaaaatcttatttttaaaaatacgtacaATTATTTCCACGGTGCTATCTGGCTCACACACTTGAGTATCAACGTCCATGTTGTTTTGGATTTTGCAAAGAACTTTCAAACAAGAACTGTTTTatgataatcaagagttaataatgaataaaatgacCGAAAGTTCCTTTTTTATACCCCTAGGCTCTCTGCGAGGCTTGTTTTGAGtccgaaaaataaattataatcctTCTACAAAGTGCATAAGGTGCATTACGGTAAGATTAAAATTCGCATTAGGTAGAATAACCCTAACAATATTAATTGCGTTGTTTACGCATTACtgtaattacaatttaattgcaATATTAGGCGAAACAATGGGACACTTAaaagaagtttccctgccggccgcgctaGGTATTCgattgggatattgctgtctttatcgctggtgctataagcgctcgcagccgtccccccgtgccttccgcaacgacgtccgtaatttatatcgagatagctgtaggcttttcaagatttgggcggttgaattttgggtttcgttgtcctcatattatatgAAGAGTATATCACAGAAACCAATGATAGCtcacaatcaagatattcattatattttctatgcctgtggttttttcgatttttgtaaaaatgttttattagtctgtaatgctcgtgcaaagttgacatctttttttttgtctacttttgacctcctgtaattctgatattacacatttatatgaaaatctgaaaaaccacaggcatagataattacgtctagtccatacatacaaaatttcatctatttatgttgcctagttttcaaatgagaccgggactacgtttgtatggagaatggaacgaagagacttctcttaatgttttttttactgaagtgttatttataactttttcggtaaattatctatttatttaggtaGTCATATGTAGATTTAACACtttagcattatgctgagccagtgtccgatttacAACCGCAATGAAATACCCTTCGTGTTGcaatattgttgttttgtgaataaaatgtattatatttatttctttctttgtatAGTCTAGGTGGTTCATTATGttgtttacaaaattttaaacattattttttaacttatctgtgttttcaattatttacaaaatgttgACGAAGTTGAAATGCAGTTTTATCGCATGTTACTGCTTGCGATCAAACTACATTTTCAACTTCACCAACATTTATTAAGTAGAAAAAATAGCTCTCGACTTAAAAATCCATTAAGTAGCTATCGCATTATCTTGACTAATTAAAACGACATTATAATTACCAGAAATGCGTAAGCCTCCCTAATTGTGttattaatgataataatttaaatcaCATTGATAATGGAATTGGACCTAATTCATTTTGGAAAAGCATCATATTATCATTACTAGTTTTCGGAACTCAAAATTGAAGCCAGCCGCAAGAATATTAGTAttaaggtaggcgtccacttatccgTATCGTAcacttcggacgtatcggatttgttgctttgtatagaaatgtgcgatgcttacgatgcggacaggtggacgcacttatatgagtttctatgcaaagaatactacgatccgttgcgtgcgatgctagctacatattagtaatctgtggtgcgatgcgtccgatgcgtacgataccgacaagtggtCGTTTACCTGTAGGGCTATAAAAAGGGGCCGTTGACTATTTTCTCCATTAAGTATAAGTTTCTGACTCACACGAGACAGTACTTAAAGTTAGATCTTTTAAATTCACTCCCTTTACAAAATGCAAAACAATGTGGACGTTGATCCTCAAGTGGTCAAGCCCGATAGTACCGTGGAAATTGCTGTAAGTGTTTGTATCTAATCTAAAACCtttaaactactatatatatatatatatatatatatatatatatcgaaaATGGCTAATATTTTTGGGTTAAGAATTTGTATTTTGCAATGCTCTTTCAGGGCTATCATATTATTACTgtattaataaatgttattttgatgatatgcaaataaataaataacaataaaaatatctctgggaaaacgcttattattgagttttagcccgagcaaagcgcggtcgcccaggtacgtattttaatttatatttttatcactaAAACGAGATAATTTGCTTAAGCTTGTTAAGCTGATACCAATTTATTCAATACTAGCTGTTGGCCCCGACCCCATCCGCATATAGAAATCGTTAATCGCCTCGAATCGTtaatgtccttccctgggactcaaactatctgtatatcgagtttcatataaatcggttcagacgtaaaaaaggtaaaaaataagcaaagaaataaacaaacagactttcaaacttttacatttataatattaatgggaagTTGGATAATGTATTATATCTATTTGTCtctttaacatttatttatttgttctcGGCTCTTGGatctttaatatatatttaagtatgtatttatctatttagctatgttaatccgttgcctagtacccgaAGTACAATACAAGCTTTCCTTAGTTTGgcactaggtcaattgttgtcaattgtcccatgcaTGATAGTGATAGTTATTATCCGACGAAAacaaattttatgtattttggcGGCTTTTGCGGCCTTCCAGTTTTTTCGGTGGCttaatttttctgttaaaaagtttttatttatttatttatgtaggtttGACAGTGCAAATACactcagcaaaaaaatatttgccttAACAATCTCAACAAAACTTTTGTTAAAGGATTTAAACGCGCAGCCTCCGGCACCGACTGACTTAGAGATAGTTAGGCAGCGGTATCAGCAGAACCAGCCATTGTGCGCCGAATTGCGTAagttttattatacttaaaaatattaaattatcagtAATCAACTGTGAAAGTTATTACAATTGATTTGATTATTAAAAACTTGCccttgacattaaaattaaaaattcaagcGGCATAAACTTTGGCCTCACATTAAATTCAAGTAAAGTACACGCCGTGTACTTACGTTTTAAAAtacaaagttttaaaaaataatggacgAACGTCATAATGGTCATTTCATGTAATGCAATTTTCTCTGAAATTGACACTTTTACAGAGTagttagttataaaataaacctgacCTAAACTAAACCTATCTGTAGATTATACCATTATAAAGGTTTGTATTTCATCGAAAGTCATATTAGGTAtatcaaatgaccattatgtTACTTATGTCgtctattattctttttaaactttattttttatttatatttagacaTGTTCTCTCGCCTATATTGAAATGTGTGAAACTGTCTAAGAATTAATGCGGGTATCTCCCCAAACCTggaatcagcagggctactacgaaattcgaaaatcgaagttcgtatcgtaccgtcactctcactcgtattatttaaataatataagcgtcggcgggacggtacgatacgaactagccgatcatcatcatcatcatcatcatcatcagcccgaagatgtccactgctggacaaaggcctcccccttagaacgccacaatgaacgacaactcgccacttgcatccacgggtttcccgctactctcacgatgtcgtcagtccacctggtgggaggcctgccaacgcttcgtcttccggttcgtggtcgccactcgaggacttttctcccccaacggttatctgttcttcgagcgatgtggcctgcccattgccactagCCGATCAAAAACTCTTTATGCCCATGCATGCCCAGTGCCCACGCAATAAaacgaaaaagacgtcgatcggctcggccacagaagtaggtactatttctgtgggctcggccgacgcgaaacgacgtttaccgacgggaGTCGTTTTCGCTCTTATTTCGTAGACATAATTTTCTAAGGAGATGACATGAAACAAGCACGCTGCGCGGGCGCCAAGACGTGCACCCACGCGAGTTAGCGGAGGCCCTTATGATCGGATTGTCTTGGCAGAAATGGTAgcaaaaaaaaccgttttaaaattatttctcaATCAAGGACCTTTGATCAATGAATGAACATGCcagttcaaaaaaaaaacttgtaagtaTTCACATTTTTGACAGACAATGTTAGACCCTATTCGGTGCTATCACCTATTCGGTGCTAGCACCGAATGCAATAGCACGGCTGCTACAGCACGGCTGTATACAGCCGTGCGTTTAACGATGTATATATCTATACCTGTATATatgtaacaaaatacaattgacaaactttgagatacttgtacaaaggcggacttatccctttaaaggaTCTAGCATTCAACCTTTGACTTTTGACGATGTTAACAGAGTCGTAATGTTTCAGTATCCGACTGCAACAGGGAGCGGCGACATATTAGCCAGGTGCTGGCCGAGACGAAGCAGCGCCGGCAAGCCAAGGAAGAACAACTCAGACAACTGGAAAGGAGTAGAGATATGGCGTTACAAGCTTGTACAGCTGCGAAAGTGAGTTATACAAAGTATCTATCTTCTTATCTACTACAATATGAGGGGATTTTTATGTTaagtgtacagtcacctgcattaatatctgccacagcggagcgtgcaaaaatatctgacacttcctACCGGCTCCAAATGAGTCTTATTCGTATCAGATACCTATTTAACGCtttgttgtgccagatattggtgctagtgccTGTATCATTTACTTTTTTGACAGTATTAGGTAACTTTATTAAGAGTCATCAGCACTATTGATTTGGATGAAGAAAAAGTGTCCCTATTTTTTGGTCATCACAAAATGGACACAAAAATTGTAggttggaattttattattatattataaatttgtcacagaaaatatcttgcgacgatttcgttattggcgaactGAACCactgaacagtttttttttaatgtagcctgtattatgtcccactgctgggcaaaggcctccccttttctccgccactcttccctgtcctgggcatgcaactgccaatcgagctgaaaaacgctcaggtcgtcccgccatctcctcttgggcctctgctcctatgcccatccctgaacagttataataacttttttttgttgctccaatATTGCACAAAAAAGATGGCACTCGTGGTCGCACtatcccaaccggtccgagataatatcgtgtccgtgagcagtgtctatgtatACGTATgagattgatttctgaactatctgtgttttgtggttaTAGGCTGATGAcgactgatggcaaacgagcattctcctgatggtaagagatcaccaccgcccataaacatctgcaacaccaggggtattgcagatgcgttgccaacctagaggcctaagatgggatacctcatgtgccagtaattgcaccggctgtcttactctccacgccgaaacacaacagtgcaagcactactgcttcacggcattagcgagcaagatggtggtagcaatccgggcggaccatgcacaaggtcctaccacctgtaaaactgctaattaattttatttattatttatagatcAAACTAGCCAACATCATGCAGGGATTGCTAGAGACACAAACACAGCTGCTTGAGCGGGAGGGGATCTATCAGCCCAGCGTCCAAATGACGGACGAGGGTTTGCAGGTACAatttgaattccatttttgataGCCAAAAACCTTTTATAATTTCGTGTTATTTCcgttgtctttctgtctgtctgtgcccaTCTTAGCTCAGACACTTAATATTAATGAAGTCGGTTTCAAAGCTATAATTTTGAGAGGgtaaaaaattatacttacgccgacaaagtgcatataacaaattaaaaatatatatttggccGAGGCCGCACTGCAGCTAGAc
This sequence is a window from Choristoneura fumiferana chromosome 10, NRCan_CFum_1, whole genome shotgun sequence. Protein-coding genes within it:
- the LOC141432204 gene encoding uncharacterized protein isoform X1, translating into MDVDTQVCEPDSTVEIIDWAALRPAPMTDLEAVRQQYQEHQQLCAETLSNCLSERGRVRQELAEARQRREEKMNALEAFGRNGEAAVQALLSAKIDLAHLKSRFMRLQENLHFETNWQPSVVRTDEEIQALAAKVEWLRSEKRRLRLDGGGLPTANS
- the LOC141432204 gene encoding uncharacterized protein isoform X2: MTDLEAVRQQYQEHQQLCAETLSNCLSERGRVRQELAEARQRREEKMNALEAFGRNGEAAVQALLSAKIDLAHLKSRFMRLQENLHFETNWQPSVVRTDEEIQALAAKVEWLRSEKRRLRLDGGGLPTANS
- the LOC141432202 gene encoding uncharacterized protein isoform X1; its protein translation is MQNNVDVDPQVVKPDSTVEIADLNAQPPAPTDLEIVRQRYQQNQPLCAELLSDCNRERRHISQVLAETKQRRQAKEEQLRQLERSRDMALQACTAAKIKLANIMQGLLETQTQLLEREGIYQPSVQMTDEGLQKISASVQWLRNEKRRRGLGGNNHHYDHIGHLMMIMKIHDHHDQGHHHQVHQHQQQHCTHYHQSQHYH
- the LOC141432202 gene encoding uncharacterized protein isoform X2 encodes the protein MQNNVDVDPQVVKPDSTVEIADLNAQPPAPTDLEIVRQRYQQNQPLCAELLSDCNRERRHISQVLAETKQRRQAKEEQLRQLERSRDMALQACTAAKIKLANIMQGLLETQTQLLEREGIYQPSVQMTDEGLQRVG